In Thermorudis peleae, a genomic segment contains:
- a CDS encoding metal-sensitive transcriptional regulator, translating into MDSMPPEHSEHSVKRVDSYRQDKARILARLRRIEGQVRGIQRMIEEDRYCVDVLTQLSSVIAAARSIGLLLLEDHIRGCLLTAAPEEREMLIQELTEAVERFTQSVS; encoded by the coding sequence ATGGACAGCATGCCACCTGAACACAGCGAGCATTCTGTGAAGCGAGTCGATTCGTATCGCCAGGACAAAGCACGCATTCTTGCCCGTTTACGCCGTATCGAAGGGCAAGTGCGAGGCATTCAACGCATGATCGAAGAAGATCGCTACTGTGTTGACGTCTTAACTCAGCTCTCTTCGGTCATTGCCGCAGCTCGCAGCATCGGCTTGCTCCTCCTGGAAGACCACATCCGCGGCTGCTTGCTAACCGCTGCACCAGAAGAGCGCGAGATGCTCATCCAGGAGCTGACGGAGGCCGTTGAGCGATTTACCCAGAGTGTGAGCTAA
- a CDS encoding low affinity iron permease family protein → MKPKVIQAFDRFSRWTAWAMGHPVAFIAALFGIVIWAVSGPIFHFSDTWQLVVNTATSVLTFLMVFLIQNAVNRDSVAVQLKLDELIRALEGARNSMLRIEDLSEEDLAQLRAYFDHLVSRDTPPPPAPEA, encoded by the coding sequence ATGAAGCCAAAGGTTATACAAGCATTCGACCGGTTCTCGCGTTGGACTGCATGGGCCATGGGACACCCGGTGGCCTTCATTGCTGCTCTGTTCGGCATCGTCATTTGGGCGGTAAGTGGACCCATCTTCCACTTCAGCGACACCTGGCAACTCGTAGTTAATACAGCTACATCAGTGCTCACCTTTCTGATGGTCTTCCTCATTCAGAACGCAGTCAATCGCGATAGCGTGGCAGTGCAACTCAAACTTGACGAGCTTATTCGCGCCCTCGAAGGAGCACGCAACAGCATGCTCCGGATTGAAGACCTCAGCGAGGAAGATCTTGCGCAACTGCGCGCATACTTTGATCATCTCGTTTCACGGGACACGCCTCCACCGCCGGCTCCCGAAGCCTAA
- a CDS encoding thioredoxin-like domain-containing protein: MLDFWTYCUINCLHLLSQLGKVEHEFANEVIVIGVHSPKFPAEHDDENVRQAVRRYGITHPVVNDPQLRLWRQYGVNAWPTIAILDPRGYVVGAQAGEVPADRLAAVLRRLIREYDAQGLIDRQPRDWLQPEPQPDSLLAFPGKVFFDSVHQRLFIADTGHHRIVVTDPTGHVQQMIGSGIAGFNDGTVETAAFSHPYGLVVQDQTLYVADTGNHAIRRVDLDHGTVETIAGAGQLGFTYASAGPARERDLRSPWALALDGTTLYIAMAGMHQIWALDLVSGMLRPYAGSGMEGIQGGPLERAWFAQPSGLTLGNNVLYVADSEASAIRAVDLPRVGKAPRDLLVHRLVGVGLFDFGDRDGTGDAVRLQHPLDVAWQAGTLYVADSYNNKIKRLDPITRECRSWLGTGQPGLQDGPADNATFWEPGGLAVGNGVLYIADTNNHAIRTVHLQTGIVQTLVLR, translated from the coding sequence ATCCTCGACTTCTGGACTTACTGTTGAATTAACTGCTTGCATCTCCTTTCCCAGTTGGGGAAAGTCGAGCATGAGTTTGCCAATGAGGTTATCGTCATCGGCGTACATTCGCCAAAGTTTCCTGCTGAACACGACGATGAGAACGTCCGGCAAGCAGTCCGACGCTACGGCATCACCCATCCCGTCGTCAACGACCCACAACTGCGGCTCTGGCGGCAGTACGGCGTCAATGCGTGGCCAACGATCGCGATTCTCGATCCACGCGGCTACGTTGTCGGCGCACAAGCTGGTGAAGTGCCAGCAGACCGTCTTGCCGCCGTTTTACGCCGGTTAATCCGCGAGTATGATGCACAAGGACTCATCGATCGCCAGCCGCGTGACTGGCTTCAGCCAGAGCCACAGCCAGACAGCTTGTTGGCATTTCCGGGCAAAGTCTTTTTCGATTCGGTACATCAGCGCCTCTTCATTGCTGATACTGGACACCATCGGATTGTCGTCACCGACCCCACAGGGCACGTCCAGCAGATGATTGGCAGCGGCATCGCTGGATTCAATGACGGTACCGTTGAAACCGCGGCGTTCTCACATCCCTATGGGCTTGTCGTACAGGATCAGACACTCTACGTCGCGGACACCGGCAACCATGCAATCCGACGCGTCGACCTGGACCACGGCACTGTCGAAACCATCGCGGGGGCTGGCCAGCTTGGATTCACCTATGCAAGCGCTGGCCCTGCCCGTGAACGCGATTTGCGGAGCCCATGGGCCTTAGCGTTGGATGGAACAACACTTTACATCGCAATGGCTGGCATGCACCAGATTTGGGCACTTGATCTCGTCAGTGGCATGCTCCGCCCCTACGCTGGCTCGGGCATGGAAGGCATCCAAGGTGGGCCGCTGGAACGGGCGTGGTTTGCTCAACCAAGCGGGCTTACCCTTGGTAACAATGTGCTCTACGTAGCAGATAGTGAAGCGAGCGCAATTCGGGCTGTTGATCTGCCCCGGGTTGGGAAAGCACCCCGTGACCTGCTCGTTCACCGGCTCGTCGGCGTCGGTCTGTTTGATTTCGGCGACCGGGATGGCACTGGTGACGCGGTGCGGCTGCAACATCCGCTTGACGTAGCCTGGCAGGCTGGCACGCTCTACGTTGCCGATAGCTATAACAACAAGATTAAACGGCTCGACCCGATAACGCGGGAATGCCGAAGCTGGCTCGGCACCGGCCAGCCAGGACTGCAGGACGGCCCGGCTGACAACGCAACATTCTGGGAACCCGGCGGGCTGGCTGTCGGCAACGGCGTACTCTACATCGCTGACACGAATAATCACGCGATCCGGACGGTCCACCTCCAAACTGGCATAGTCCAGACCCTTGTACTCAGGTAG